In the genome of Candidatus Atribacteria bacterium, one region contains:
- a CDS encoding DUF89 family protein, which yields MHTQLNCARCIVDDLCGALNLIPIKEVTKKDILREAFQFLAREFSTEKIPSYFITEVHRILKRLSGIEIPFKERRDKCNQLGMEMAKEIVVEAEGLKEAERFLFLVNWSIASNHLDFRTVGTGYGFQMAEIIEQLRSCISEGLKIDQRADIFQIAKSAPKILYIHDNVGEIAFDKLLIKELIGYGAIVTSALRGGAITSDATIKDGETVDLQEAASKIILAGPDTLGISLHEMSDQLKEELKTSDLIIAKGQANYYALTEYKPKVPGEIACLFRTKCELVSSELGETGKINVAILL from the coding sequence ATGCATACACAATTAAACTGCGCGAGGTGCATTGTAGATGACTTATGCGGCGCTTTAAATTTGATTCCCATAAAGGAAGTAACCAAAAAGGATATTTTAAGGGAAGCTTTTCAATTCTTAGCTCGGGAGTTTTCTACAGAAAAAATTCCTTCTTACTTTATTACCGAAGTCCATAGAATCTTAAAGAGGTTATCCGGAATAGAAATTCCTTTTAAAGAAAGAAGAGATAAGTGTAATCAGCTGGGGATGGAAATGGCAAAAGAAATAGTTGTGGAAGCGGAAGGATTGAAGGAAGCAGAAAGATTTTTGTTTTTGGTTAATTGGTCAATTGCTAGCAATCATTTGGATTTTCGAACTGTAGGAACCGGTTATGGTTTTCAGATGGCTGAAATAATAGAACAGCTTCGGTCTTGTATTTCGGAGGGATTAAAAATTGACCAGAGGGCTGACATTTTCCAAATAGCTAAAAGTGCTCCCAAAATACTTTATATCCATGATAACGTTGGTGAAATTGCTTTTGATAAACTGTTGATCAAAGAACTTATAGGTTACGGGGCTATTGTAACCTCTGCTTTAAGAGGAGGAGCAATAACCAGCGATGCTACAATCAAAGACGGAGAAACGGTAGATCTTCAAGAGGCTGCTTCAAAAATTATTTTAGCCGGCCCGGATACCCTGGGTATTTCTCTGCACGAGATGTCTGACCAACTAAAAGAGGAACTCAAGACTTCCGATTTGATAATTGCCAAAGGTCAGGCGAATTATTACGCCTTAACTGAATACAAGCCGAAAGTGCCCGGAGAGATTGCTTGTCTTTTCAGAACCAAATGCGAGCTGGTAAGCAGCGAATTAGGAGAGACAGGAAAAATAAATGTAGCCATTTTACTCTAA
- a CDS encoding ABC transporter substrate-binding protein → MKKTIFVSLLIVVLLASSAAMAAEKTKIQFWHAMGGWRIELLQEMANDFMAINPDIEVEVQYTGSYGDTINKLNVAVQSNVAPHVVQGYDIATQMLIDGEVGLVMQDLIDADPTFDIGAFMPQVLNYYRVNGKLYCMPFNSSNAVMFYNKTLFEKAGLDPNKPPKTYEELLEYAEKLTIKDDKGNIEQAAICWSLNCWFFEQFMARQNAPLVDNDNGRTGRPTKAIFNSDAGLKVFTFWNDLTKKGYMINTKLEDWTGARNLFISQKVAMLITSTSDVALMVKSAEENNFELGSAFIPSPAGAEAGGVVIGGGSLWLIGGHPQNETDAAWEFVKYMAEASQQIKWHTGTGYFPVRKDAIEGLLAQGYYAESPHNLTAILQLLLSTQNYNTNGAIIGAFAEMRSIVASNVEKMLSGSLTPAEALAAAEKEATEAIRNYEGL, encoded by the coding sequence ATGAAAAAGACAATCTTTGTTTCGCTTTTAATTGTGGTGTTATTAGCTAGTTCGGCGGCTATGGCTGCCGAAAAGACTAAAATCCAGTTCTGGCACGCAATGGGCGGATGGAGGATCGAACTGCTTCAAGAGATGGCCAATGATTTCATGGCGATAAATCCGGATATTGAAGTAGAAGTACAATATACCGGAAGTTATGGCGATACTATCAATAAACTGAATGTCGCCGTTCAATCAAACGTTGCTCCCCATGTAGTACAGGGATATGATATTGCCACTCAGATGCTAATCGACGGAGAAGTTGGTCTGGTTATGCAGGATTTAATTGATGCAGATCCAACCTTTGATATCGGAGCATTTATGCCCCAGGTACTTAATTATTACAGAGTAAACGGAAAACTCTATTGCATGCCCTTTAATTCTTCCAATGCTGTTATGTTTTACAATAAAACTCTATTTGAAAAAGCGGGTTTAGATCCCAATAAACCACCTAAAACCTATGAAGAACTACTTGAATATGCGGAAAAACTCACCATCAAAGATGATAAAGGAAATATAGAGCAGGCTGCTATATGCTGGAGTCTTAACTGTTGGTTCTTTGAACAATTTATGGCTAGACAAAATGCTCCTCTGGTTGATAACGATAATGGCCGAACCGGAAGACCAACCAAAGCCATATTTAATTCAGATGCTGGCTTGAAAGTATTTACTTTTTGGAATGACCTAACTAAAAAAGGATATATGATCAATACCAAGCTTGAAGATTGGACCGGAGCGAGAAATCTCTTTATCTCTCAGAAAGTAGCAATGTTGATTACCTCGACTTCCGATGTTGCCCTTATGGTTAAATCTGCAGAAGAAAATAATTTTGAGCTAGGCAGTGCGTTTATTCCTTCTCCAGCAGGTGCGGAAGCTGGCGGAGTAGTCATTGGAGGAGGTAGTCTCTGGCTAATTGGCGGTCATCCCCAAAATGAGACTGATGCAGCCTGGGAATTTGTAAAATATATGGCTGAGGCTTCGCAACAGATAAAGTGGCATACCGGAACCGGTTATTTCCCGGTAAGGAAAGATGCTATAGAAGGTTTGCTGGCTCAGGGTTATTATGCGGAGTCTCCACATAATCTGACTGCTATATTGCAACTTCTGCTTTCCACTCAGAATTATAACACCAATGGAGCAATTATCGGTGCCTTTGCCGAGATGAGATCTATTGTTGCATCAAATGTGGAAAAGATGCTCTCGGGTAGTTTGACCCCTGCAGAAGCCTTGGCAGCTGCTGAAAAAGAAGCAACCGAAGCG